The DNA sequence TTGGGCTGCTCGCAGGAAAGGGCAAcaagtgtagagatcttcttgatttaggaaacataggattgtttcctattttgatgtagattccctctttaattggaaattagatccttctaggaaatggaaataaatttctctcaaagtcTATtgaagtccaccttaagtggattattaaatcaactttggagagcgatttatttttcctacaagagaaagaaagcttagaggatatttgttccccctcctctagcaatcttctacatcttgctcaagcaaaggatcgtctttcgttgcttgcttTGTCTCCATGCCActtcaaggtaagaaaaattaatttttcttgtcttcttaattttttgggAGTCTTAGGTCTTGAAATTTGGCTCAACGGGGGTCGAGGACGTGCAATGGGTGGCTAGGAAGCCACAACTGGATCTGGGTGCTTCGGCACTATGATGCCGTGCTTGGGCTCGTACTCGGGCCACTATTGATAGGCCAGGAAGACGCggcctgttttttttttttttcaaagcagaAGCCAACGTGGGCTAGGCTCGGGCCCGTGCTTGAGGGAGAAAGTAAAGAGAGAGGCTGATAACCCCTTTTGGGGCGAAAGGCTTGTTGTGCagtgtccttttttttttttggtacaatcGTCTAACGAATCTTCCTTGCATTTTTGTAGAATTTCTTCAAACATGTCTTCCTCGTGCCACAAGAATGATAATAGGGTGCTGCCATTGTATCGCCAAGGTAAGTATTTGAGCAAGGTTTGCTATGTCAAGCCTGCTCACTTCAAGATTGGTTTTAATGACTTGTTTAGAGACTTCCTTGAGGCATATAGGCATGCTATTCCGTCGAAAGTGCATGTGAAGCGTGCCAAGGATAATAGCAGTCGTGAGCCATGTGGTGGGGCTTGGAGGGCCATCAAGTTCCGaccctattactttttgttgggatttacttttcccatgccTCGCTTCTGCCAGGAAATACTTTGCTCTATGAAGTGTGCCCCTGCTCAATGCTCTTCGAATGTGGTCCGTGTGATGGTGAAATTCCTCAATCTAAGCCAATTCTTTGACTTAAATCTAACCGTCAACGAATTTTGGTACTTCTATGACATTGGCCACATCGAGGGAGTTGGGCAGCTACGATCTCGCCATAGGCTCTTCGATCATTTGAGCAAGGGAGATCATGACTGGGCCAAGGACACTTTGGAGATAAGTGGAGAATGAGAGTTTGATTCTTTCCCTGAGCTGCATGATCCAACAGTCTTCGTATCCGGTAAGTAGGCTGCTTTGTATTTGTACTAAGCTACTCTCTAATTTTCTGATTGTCTCCTACTGCTTTTGTAGATTCGGAATTTGGCTCAACTTCTAAGACTTTTCCAAACATGAAGAACGTGCATGTCGCTATGGGTATCCTTTCCAAGTACCATAAGTGGCGTTGGCTACTTAGTCCTCTTCGTAAGGAGAAAGGTGTGCTGCCCCCAAGAGAAGAGATAAAGGGATCAATGAGGAGGCATTGGCTCACTCGATCACCATTGCAGAGCCCGCTGTAAGTGAAAGTGGGAAGAAGAGACAATCCCTACCTACTCAAAAGACTTATGCTGAGAAAAAGCCAAAGACTTTTTCCATTGCTCGCGAGGGTTCGCCGACTGCTCTTAAGCTTATGATTGACTTAACTTCTCCCAAGGGTGAGAAGGATGAAGTTGTTAGATCTATGGTGGTGACGCCTGCAGTTCCAAAGGTGATTAGTTCAattgctgataggattgctCAGCATAGAAGTTTCTCCGTGCTTCGAGTGCCGAAATTTGTGCCAAAATGTCCATCTGGGACAAAGTCTAGTTCACCTTTGGAGAGGCTTGCTACTATGAAGAATGACAAGGTTCATTCGCTTGCTAAAATGGTGccaaatttttttccctttgctGTTGAAACCGACTCGTCTACTTAAAAGAAGGAGCCTGCTCGTGCAGGCAGCTATGAGAAATCCACCAAGTCTGTTTCTAGGGAAGCTGCTAAGATTTATACGCTTTTGAGGCCAAATTTTCTCGAGGACATGGATGTGTGTGCCAAATTTGTTGATGGCGTCAAATGGGTTGTTGGCTCGATTTCCTTTGCAAAACATACAACCGAGTATAGAAGGACTACTCTGCTGGCTTTGATGCAAAAAACCACGAATCTATATTCCTTGATCAAGAGGAtaccaaggctgccaaggaggtGGCAAGAACTGTGGCAGCTAAAGCTTACTCCTCGGCTAAGAAAGTCAACAAGTTGAAATCTGAGCTTGCTGCTTTAAATGAGTCTAATATTTCTGCCCTCacttctctgcagcttgagacCGTTCGCCAAGAGATCGTGGATTTGAAGACTAGCCGTGACACGATCCAAgtaaagtatgaaagtgcagagaaaGAGATCGagtgttacatacctcagattcaaaACCTTGAGTGTGTTGTCTTTGAGCTTTTCTCCGCTGCTTACACAAAGGATGAATAACTGATCGCTGCTAACaaccaagtgatccacttcaagaaggttGTTGATAGGCCTGAACgtcaagtgttggaactccaaggtgaTTTAAAGATCAATGATCGTCTGAAGAAAGAAGTGGAGGAGCTGCAACGAGTCCATGCTTGTCTGCATGAGGATAATAAGCAATTGAAGGTGAGAATGTTGGGTTTGAGGCTTCGCTTACTTAAAGTCAagccgatttctacaagctgggttatgtagaCCATCTTTTTGGATAGCCATTTGACTTTGAGTTTTTTGGTAAAGACTTCaagaccttctctatttctccgaAAGACTTGCTCGACTTTACTTTTAAGTCTTCTATTGGTGAAGTAATTAGAGAGGTTGGTGCCCAGGCTAGGGCAGCTGGAGGTGAAGTGCCAGATAGTACTGCTGCTGAGAACGTTGGGGCTGCTGAAGGTATGGCGAccgagtagtcgtgggatgtcTAAGTTGCTGAAGAGTAGTCTTCTAattagcctttaggattttctttgctttccttgttgcttttgttttttcttgaaCTCTTTCGGTCTtttgctagttgtttatcagttttgctagaaaatttaataaacttgtttccttcacttttcttcatcttcgcttcttttgttcatgccctaacctttagactttatagaccagtggcAGGCGTGCTatttttctataagcagacaggTCTGTGTAGCCTATGCAACCGCatgtgttggtgtagaactttgcaaagttgttagctaTAGGGTTAGCAGCCGGATGCCTTtcttacagaagcagacaagttcgcgtaaccactaggctgttaaccttggctttcttcaattccgtaggttgcgtagcaagtattacaacactttaggacttggtaTAGGTTATTCCACGCTTGGTAGTGGTGAAGCTTATCAACTACATAACTTGTCGGtagtggataaagcttcgtatatgcacgctagcttgtttaacctttcacaacaATGTGTGGTTGTATAATTCTCGAAGGGTAAGCCGTAGGCAGTCTTCCAAAAATCGTAGACTACCTTAGTGCCCTCGGTAGTAGCTTTAGGGTTTTATGGCAGCCGTCTATAGAGTGTAGTGCATTATGTGCCCCCTCCGTCTCTAGGGCCCGGTTCCATATGGATTAGGctaagagacccaaaatccttcaattagctaagccttgaaaaagaccattgtggctacttctaggaatctgGGCACAAACCATCGCGCATCTAGTTACACTAAGGCATCTCggctcatccacgtctggatatttaGAGTGCAGCTTGGCTTATCCTCCCTTtttggagagcagacccatgtgggtgtcagggaattgatttaccctctcgcactggagagcatggttggtcccttGGGGGGTGCAATTTCTGCGGTGAGTCCCTAAGAAGGGTGCGATCTTCTTTAGAAGTGCAAaagtgatcagttgttgtagACATGTAGTCAAAccaagttgtaaattactttTGAAATCCTCATTGAAAAAGagtgaaacaaacaaaaacttagCTCTAAAGTAGagactgcataacaactggatagtcctcgACTTGCGAGGTGGTGCCCGTTGAGCTGCTTAAGTTCTTCAGGCTTTGATGTAGCGGGtggtcacacatggtacttcctcagattGTAGGCATTCCATTGTTTTTTgatctctttgtcgttcatggtggTGATGATCTAATTAGCCTTGTCGTCTACTCTATTGATCTTGTACAAACCTTCCTagatgggatccatctttttgggcCCTTTTCTGGGGGCAGTGATGAAGgattttcttaggactagatctccaGGTTGGAACTTTcggatcttggcccttttgttgtagttgGAAAAGAGTTGATGCCGGTACGCTCCAATGCGGGTGATAGTCTACTTGCACTTCCcctctgccagatctaagcttgtggccatctccttactgTTCTGTTCAATGCTTGGCAGTAAATTGCTTATACTTGGCATGATAATGTTGGGGGGAATGATTGCTTccgaaccaaatgccaaagagctAGTCTCACCGATTGCTCGTCTTTTGGTtatgcgatatgcccatagacatATAGGGAGTTCGTCTAgccattttccctttttgtcgaagagggatttcttgaggcagtcgagGATCGTCTTGTTGGATGATTCGGTCTGCCCATTGCCTTGATGATACCTTGGCGTGGACATGTGCTGTTGATGccatatttttggaagaacttcgccatTTTTTTTCCCATAAATTGCGGGCCGTTGTCAATGATGATGGACTGAGGGATGCCAAATTAGCAAATGATGTTCTTCCATATGAAACACTTTATGTCCGTCTGAGTCGTGGTTGTCATGGGCTTTGCTTTTTCCTATTTGGTGAAGTATTCggttgccacgatcatcatgccttTGCCTTTAGTAGCAGGCGGCATTGGCCCTACCAGGTCGATTGCCCACTACATGAACAGCCGACCAATGACTTGTCTACGGGTGTAGTTCGCTCACAGGCAGTGTTAATACCGGCTTGAAGCGTTGGCAGCAGTtgcacttttgtactaactccttAGCATCTTGGTGCATGGTAGACCAATAATAACCTGCGTTAAGAGCCTTTTGTGTCAAGGATCAGCATCtagagtgatttccacaaacactTTCATGGATTGAGCTTAAAACCTTTAGATCGTCGGAAGGCGCTAAGCAACGGAGATGTGGTTCGGTGTAAGATCTTCAAATGAGAATGTTGTTCCATATGTAGTAGCATGTtgcctttatttggagctttctagactctAATCCTTTCGTGGGGAATGTGCCATTGACCATGTAGTCTATAATAGAACTTTGCCAGTTGAGAGTTATACTAACCTATGACACTTCGGCTGTTGGCTCTGTCTCTATGCTCAGCTTGTCTAGATACTCCACCGGAATAAAGAGTTTGAGTTGGTGGTCAAGGGTGAATCCTAGGTTGGCTAGCGCATCTGCGTGGGCGTTGTTTTCCCACGGAACTTGAGTGAGAATGTAAGTCTGAAATGCCTCAAGTTGTTTGCGTACCTTCTTTAGGTATTGCGCCATCTTCAGATGTTTTTCCGTGTACTCCCTAGTAGTCTAGCTGGTGATTAGCTAAGAATCAGAATGAATTACAATCATTTTCACCGCCAAGTCTTTTACCATTCGGAGGCCTACTAGTAAGGCCTTGTACTCTGCTtcgttgttggatgctttgaagcctagaatgattgatgtgatatattctaacactcaaattaaaaccttaTGATTGTAATATATGAAAGTaaggatcgttttaggccggggattagaagggatgctaatctacacaatttaaactctaaaacactaaactagactcaaaaacagaaaactagacttaGAAACACTCAACTAAAcactaaaaactcaaaacacactaaacagACTCTAAACAGCACAATACTAGCAAATAGACTCAACAAACTCTAAGGagttatttggacgaattttagagtagtaagactcaaaacactaaattggacagattcaaacacggttctaactaatctaacacacttaattaaagggGGGCTtgctttggacgaaattaatgtaaaaacaaGCAAATTGTAAACTTAAACTAAGTTGCACGAAATTagggtgaattgatgggtgataggctagctagagggtctttctccacacatgatacacttgcatacaaattgatttccagttgtttttccaataaaccatgaacctcaacatcccaaattaaccgtgaacatcactaattaacccttagattttccttaagttattgaattggatgggatacgcatcggcaaccaaattattcttcaatagttccctacatgaacaacataatagagatacaatcaaagatcattaacctttgtgaaaatcataagcattgacaaggcatttgtaaccatgaacaacatgatactcctgctaggaatttacttaacacgattgtgactagcaacctccactacttataaatataagttcataacgattaggtgaaattcccttatattctagaatcaaattcatgcatgcaaactaagtaggcctccttaatcaacatacaagaataagttcttaatcaaatagttaagcaaattgcattcacaatttatgaaatcacaactggagataatcaattcatattgcaaatataatcaaggttttaaagtctcctctagctaaaacgagtttagctcctcatgttcgcaattaaacaaagataattaaatttaaacattgaaaacaaagatagaatacacctagaaacgctccaacaatccaacgtctTGAATGGCAAACAcggctccaggtggctcctccttccttccttgctgcggcacaatggggattttctgaatttaggcttttgaggtgtggtggatggtgtggtgtgaaattgtgATAGAGAGTGGTGCTTGAATTATGCGGCATAGACATATATTTATAGGCTTAGGTGCGGCACAAAAGTAACTGAAAAGGATTTTAACACttcaaatccataaggaaaaggTCAGCTATATGGTATTAACCaaagaggaaaaagagagagaggtgcAGCAGATTCCTAGGGGGAAAGGGATTTAAAAACCTACAGCAAGGACTATGCCTTCTAAAAAGGGTATTGTGGCAGTTTTCTAGAAGGAAAGGGATGAAATATGTGGCAAAAACTTAgagcacgaaaatagggcttctagaacttgatatttaggtgatttaatgtgaaaatgagtcctcttgCAGTTGGAATTAAGATGGaataagattaggttaggataagataagataaggttggataaggtttggataagataaggtaatttggataatgtttccttcttcatggctaattccttatcctctttaattcttccagatgttaagcacattcctagcctcttttgatcttcaatttcgtccatccaccttgctccatgcatatgcaatccattccaagcccaaaactactccatagttccaaattgcactttcttgccaactttgtcatttaaacctacaaacacatgaaaatagcttaaatcattataataaatagaaactaacttactaaatgcaagaaaacaagctaacaaagtcgcataaatattcTGCCATCAAGGATCGTCTGCTTGAGCATTGAACCGTCTGGGGTGACAAGGACTACGCCTACTCCTGAGCCTTTATAGTTGGATGTGCCATCGATatgcaaatgccagaagtctTCATTGAGTGAAGCATGCATGGCTAATGTATGCTCAGCTGCTTTCAGTGCGTCGTTGTGTCACTCTGTTACATCGCTTAGGCTAAGTATGAATTATGCTATGAAGTCCGCCAAGGCTTGGACTTTTATCGCTGTGTGGGGCCGAAAAACTAAGTCGTATTAGCCAAGTTCTAATGCCCACTTCATCACTCGTTGAGAAGTGTCCAGACCATGTACGATTGACCATAGAGGATATTGAGTCATGACGATGATTATATGAGCTTGAAAGTATGGTTTGAGCTTCTGAGCCGCAATAACTAatgccaaaattaattttttgatctTCGGGTATCTAGTTTTCGTATCGAGAAGagctttagaagtgtagaataccgACAGTTAAGCCCCCATCTTTTCTCATATGAGGGGTAGAGCTCACTGCTACTTCAGAGACTGCTAAGTAGATCTATAAGTCTTCTGCTGCTTTCGGCTGAGATAATAAGGAAGGTGATGTAAGATACTTCTTCAGGTCGTGAAAGGATTTTTCGCACTCATCATCCCATTTGTCTCGTTGTGCCCTCTTGATGGCCTTGAAAAAAGGAAGCGGTTGAGAACTTTGGATCTCCTTCAAGGTAGTTGAAGATTTCATCCCTATGATCACTCAGATTTGCTTGGGATATGCCTCGATTCCTTATTGGGTTACTAGGTACCCTAAGAATTTGCCTGAAGATACTCCGAATGTGCATTTGGTGGGGTTaagcttcatcttgtactttctGAGGATGTAAAAAGTTTCCGCCAAGTTACCAATGTGGTTTGACCGTTGTTTGCCCTTTACCATGATTTCGTCGACATAGACCTCTATAGTTACCCCAATTTGTTTattgaacatcatgtttactaacCTTTGGTGAATGGCTTTCGCATTCTTGAGGCTAAAGGGCGTGACTCTGTAGCAGTAGGTGCCTTGCTCGCTCACAAATACGATTTTCTCCTTGTCGGGCTCGTACATAGCTAACTGGTTGTAGCCGGAGTATGCATCCAAGAAACTGAACAGCTGGTTCCCAGAAGTTGAGTCTGCTAGTAGATTAATTTGAGGAAGTGGATAAGGATCATTTGGGCATGCTTTGTTAAGGTCGGTATAGTCTATGCAAACCCTCCAttttccattctctttcttCATGACTAACACGACATTGGCAAGCCATGATGAGTGCACTACATCTTTTATGAATTCGGCCTCCAGTAGCTTGTCAATTTCCACTTCGATGATAACCACTCGCCGAGGTGCGAAATGTCTTCTCTTTTGGATCACCGGTTTAGTAGCGGCGTAGATGTGCAACTTGTGGCAAGCTATCTCGGGGTTGATGCCAGGCATGTAGGAAAGTGACCACACAAAGATGTCATGATTTTCCCTAAGGAAAGTTGTGAGTTCCATCTTTTCGGCTAGGCTTAGACGTGAGCCAATTTTAACCGTCTTTTCTAGCTGCTAGGGATCAAGAGTGATGTCCTTAACGTCTTCTTCAAGTTTCCATCCTATCTCGTCTGCTTGGGCATCATCTTCTTTATCTAATTGCTATAATTGCTATTAGGCAGTTTCGTCATCCTTTCAGGCCTCAGTAGTCTCTACAAGGGTAAAAGTctcttctttgatttcttcaaCACTCGCACAGTGGATCATCGAGATGCGGCCTGGTCAGACTCGATTTCTCCGACACCTCCTCTCAAGATGCgaaatcagatttttttttatacttgacAGAAGTGACGACATCTAGCTTGATCAACCAAGGTCTTCCAAGAATCCCATTGTAGAGAAATGGGTCACTTAAGATCATGAATGTCTGCTTTAAGACAGCTGGCGGTGTTTTCACATCAAGTGTGATGTGGCCGATGACAATCGAGGTGTGCCAGTTGAATCCAGCAAGTACCTCCGCTCGGCGTATGATTGTGTTTTCTAGGCCCATCTTTTGAATGATTGAGAGTTGAAGCAGGTTGCCTGCACTTCCATTGTCAACCATCATTCTATTGACTATAGCGTGGGCTAGTTGTACAGATATTACTAGTGCGTTGTCATGTGGGAAGTCGACGCCTTCTGCATCTTGCTTAGTGAAGCCAACAATGGGTCCAGGTTGGGTGTCGACTGCTTAGACCTGTGAGACTAGTAGAGTCTGTtggatcttcttttttttagagTTGTTGGTGGCCTCCAAGTGCTCAGATTCGGCGAAAATGTCGTTGATCCAAATTGTCTTGGTTGGAGGCTCTTCGTAGTCATCTGTGTTCCTTCTAGGTTACACAGCTAACTTGTCCAAGTATCTATCAAACTTTCCTTCTTTCACGAGCTTCTCTAAGTAGTTTTTCCAAGTGCACAGTCGTCAATTGTGTGACCCGGTCCTCAATGGAATGCGCAATATTTGGTGTGATCCAACTTGGAagtatctttctttgattgttTCGGTAGCTTGAACCATGGCTCGTTCTTGATGTCACGAAGGATTTGGTGGATTGGGATTGAGAGCTTAGAGTAGTTCTTGGTCATCGGGCCTTCTTCGGTCGTGGGTTAGTCCCTACACTTGGCATTCTGCTTGCTTTTGCAGACTGTTTCCAATCCTCCTTCTTTTGAGCCACTACCGACTCTTTTTGAGGCTGTTCAGGTGCTTTGTTTGCCCTTCGAGCcttgtcccaaagtgcatgcttctctgccAAAGTTAGaccttctttcatgatcaactCTCCAAACAGTGAATGGTCTGTTGGGTGTCTTTTTAAGAAGGATGCACTTACTATTACGTCGTCACATTTGACTATCTTCACCTTCTCTGCTTTGAATCTCTTCATGTAGTCACAGAGggacttttttgggtttttcttcacGTTGAACAAGTGATCGAACTTTTTCTTGATCGAGTGGTAGGATAAGTattttttggtgaaaaccaaagaaagatcATCAAAACTCCAAATGGATTGCGGTGACAAAGTGTGAAACCAATTTTGCGCTTCGCCTTGTAAagtggtggcgaatatcttgcacataaggGCCTCGTTATTCTGATAAAGGACCATCGTGCTTCAGTAGTGCTTTAAGTGCCTCTCCGGATCTTCATCTCCTTTGAAATATGTGAAATATGGCATGCTAAACTTGTGTTAAGGCTCTACCTGCTCGATCTCATCCGTGAAAGGTGACCTGCTCATGTTGGTCATGTCCCGTCGTAGTGCTTCATCGGCCACTTTGTTGCGTTGGAAATGCAATCGTTCATTTAAGAGCCTCTCTACCTTTCCTGAATTTTCCTTTATTGGGGGTAACAAAGCTCTTGGCTGCCCCTGATCTTGACCTGCTGGCCTAGGCTGCTCTTCTATCTGCTCGGCTCGTCTATACCGACATGGCGGTGCATGTAGTCCGTTCTTGGCAAGCGAGGGAATTCTTCGCAGgctgctggttgaacttgagctagattgagtgactgcttgTCTTTATCCATCATGCTACCTACTCCGATGTGATGTAAAGGATTCTCTTTAAGGACCTAATAGTGAATGAATGATTTGCCTGAAAGGCTACTCATGTTaattatcggagtgtggccccaaccTTGACTGTAAACTCATCCAAAGGCCTAGTCGATAGTGCATGCTCATCCATGCACTTAGAtgggagtatacgctatcttggGGGCCTAGTCGAAAGTGTACACTGGCCGAACGCTCAGTTCGTGGCTAGTTAAGTGGCTGCCTGCCGGGACGCTGCTAAAGAGGTTCTtcatctgcccttgtcctacttcaggCTACCTAGTCTGGGGCACGTTGGATTTCGGTGCAATgcaagagttgattcaccaaggtcgtctttTGTACAAGGGCGCTTATCAACTCTataacttgtcgagacaagtgttgttcaccattcggattggaagagcttggaaggaataCGTTTCCTTGAGCACTGGAAGGGTGGTAAACTCCAAGCGCGAGATTTAAGTTGGGAAATGCCAAATCCATGgagaaatgtggtgaaaatgcccctgGTTTGATCGTAGGTCCTGAAATTTGAAGCCAAGACGGTTGAACTAATCTTAGGCTGACTTGGgctgcttggaaagctacgagAGTAGGCTGGGCCACTAGAATAGGCTGCTCAGCATGTGGTGCATGTCGGTACGAGGCTAAGGCTCGGCTTGGCAACGCATTGGGCTTGAGCGGCTCGAGTCGGCTCGATTAGAGCTTGGGCCCTTAAAGGTTAAAGTGGCACGGCTTGGGCCATGGTTGTGGCACCGTGAACCTTGCTGAGGGTGGTTGCCGTAGTGGCCACTGTGGTGCCCTACGGAGGTGGTGCCACTTCAATCATTGTTGTGTTGAGCCTTGTACATCGTTGTGATCTTAATCCTTGAACGTTGGAATTTTCGTTCGTCAAGTTTCCAAATCtcttgccattgtacttttcttttatgttttatcaaagaatttttagaaataaaaattccaagatTAAGAACGTACAAAAActctacaaatgaacaagaaaacaaaaaaccttgaaTGTGAGAATCTTCTACGAGTATTTGATCAaggctctcaatgaaagcaccaatttgtgatgcaaatttccaccttcttcttcttggacaaaattggacctacaaaacaattaacatcttAGGTCAAGGCAAAGAGCCTCACACGCCCATGATGAATTGGGGATGGGGCTTTtgccgaagaacctctgatgccaaattagaattttgagggaaaagtgtttcgcgaatttagagaattttgcaaaGGTGTTGAACTTGGATTTTAGAGAGGATTTTAGAGAAAATTTTGCAAAGGTGTTGAACTGGAAATCAAT is a window from the Pyrus communis chromosome 16, drPyrComm1.1, whole genome shotgun sequence genome containing:
- the LOC137719869 gene encoding uncharacterized protein yields the protein MVLYQNNEALMCKIFATTLQGEAQNWFHTLSPQSIWSFDDLSLVFTKKYLSYHSIKKKFDHLFNVKKNPKKSLCDYMKRFKAEKVKIVKCDDVIVSASFLKRHPTDHSLFGELIMKEGLTLAEKHALWDKARRANKAPEQPQKESVVAQKKEDWKQSAKASRMPSVGTNPRPKKAR